The sequence CTCCCCGCGCCTTTCGAAATCGACCGTCTGGCGCGCAACGGTGACACCGCTGGCTTCGATCATCGGCAGCGGATTTCTGGTGCTCGCGCCGATATTGGTATCCGACTATGGCTATATCGCGCCGCTGGTCATGGCAGGTCTGTGCCTCGGGGCCTTCCTGTTTGGCGCGGCCATCCGGTTCAACATATTGCAGCGCAATGTCGACCATCCGCTGCCGGACCCATGGACCAACCGGCTGGAACTGGCCGCCTCATGGGCACTGGTCTTCGCCTTCACTATCTCGGTCGGCTATTATCTCAACCTGTTCGGCGCCTTCGGTGTCAGCCTGACTCCATTTGACAATAGCGCCAATGCCAAGCTGCTGACCTCGGCGGTCTATATATTGATCCTGATCGTCGGCTGGACACGCGGGTTCAAGGCGCTGGAAAAGATGGAATATAGCGCGGTGACGCTGAAACTGGCGATCATCGTCAGCCTGCTCGTCGGCCTGAGCTGGTATTTCTACCAGAAAGCGAGTGCGGAAACGCTGTTTGACCACCCGCCGCTGCTTTGCGGCTGGCCAGCGCTCACGCTCGCATTCGGCCTGATCATCACCGTCCAGGGCTTTGAAACCTCGCGCTATCTGGGCCGCGACTATGATCCGGCCACACGGATCAAATCCATGCGTCTCGCGCAGATTGTCAGCACCGTGATCTACATGATCTATATCGGACTGTTCGCCTATAGTTTCGAGCGCGAGCAATTCGCGCTTACAGAAACCGCGATCATAGACATGATGGGAATCATCACCCCGGTCCTGCCGTTGCTGCTGGTCGCCGCTGCGCTGGCCGCGCAGTTCAGCGCCGCAATCGCCGACACCAGCGGCTCGGGCGGGCTGGTCGAGGAACTGACCAGGGGCCATGTCAAGGCGCGCACCGGCTATGCGATACTGGTCGGCATGGGGCTGCTGATGACCTGGAGCGCCGATGTTTTCCAGATCATCGCTTATGCCAGCCGCGCTTTCGCGCTTTATTATACGTTGCAATCGGTGATCGCGGCGCGGCGCGCTTTCCTGACCGGGGGCAACCGGCTCAAGGGCGTGGGCTTTGTCCTGCTGGCGATGCTGGGCGTGCTGATCGTGCTGTTCGGCAATGATGTCGAATCATCGAACGGCTGAGGAGCGGCGAGCCCGGCCGCCGGCCGGCTAGGCGATGACCGTCCGCGGCCGTGCCTGCCGATAGGTACCGAGGATTCGCACGCTGTTGCAATGGAAGCCGAGTTCGGCGAGTGCCCGGTCGATCGCCGGATCGCCGGGTGCGCCCTCGATATCGGCGAAAAATTCGGTGGCGGCAAAGCTGCTGCCCTGCTGGTAGCTTTCCAGCTTGGTCATGTTGACGCCATTGGTCGCAAAGCTGCCGAGCGCCTTGTACAGCGCGGCGGGAATATTTTTGACCTCGAAAATGAAGGTCGTCATCACCGGACCATTGGGTTCGGGTTTCGCCGCCTCCGGCGCGAGCACGACGAAACGGGTGATATTGTCCGGTGCATCCTCGATCGCGTCGGCGATCGGCTGCAGGCCGTAAATCTGCGCCGCAAGCTTGGGCGCAATGGCGGCGGCATGGGGATCGTCCTGCTGCGCGACAAAGGCAGCGGCAGCGGCGGTGTCGGCATAGGCCACGGGGATGATGCCGCGCGCGCGCAG comes from Sphingorhabdus sp. YGSMI21 and encodes:
- a CDS encoding prephenate dehydratase, with protein sequence MDSFPKNALGMVRKMTEKGAEKPEKAIAFQGAPGANSHLAALDYAPDGLPVPCFAFEDAIDAVKHGTAGSAIIPIENSLNGRVADIHFLLPESGLHIVDEYFMQISHCLMARSADAEIRTAMSHPQALGQCRHYLRARGIIPVAYADTAAAAAFVAQQDDPHAAAIAPKLAAQIYGLQPIADAIEDAPDNITRFVVLAPEAAKPEPNGPVMTTFIFEVKNIPAALYKALGSFATNGVNMTKLESYQQGSSFAATEFFADIEGAPGDPAIDRALAELGFHCNSVRILGTYRQARPRTVIA